A genomic region of Pseudomonas sp. MPC6 contains the following coding sequences:
- a CDS encoding ABC transporter substrate-binding protein: MISTLRRGLLILLAALPLMANAVAAPSAHDLIKDTTTRMLADLAANKDKYKQDPSDFYTALNTIVGPVVDAEGISKSIMTVKYSRKATPEQMKTFQENFKRGLFQFYGNALLEYNNQGITVDPAKDESGDRTSVAMTVKGSSGSVYPVSYTLEKINGEWKVRNVIINGINIGKLFRDQFADAMQRNGNDLDKTINNWAGEVAKAKVATEKQAPAKQAQ, translated from the coding sequence ATGATCTCTACCTTGCGACGTGGCCTGTTGATATTGCTTGCGGCCTTGCCGTTGATGGCTAACGCAGTGGCGGCGCCGTCGGCGCACGATCTGATAAAGGACACCACGACCCGGATGCTGGCAGATCTGGCGGCCAACAAAGACAAGTACAAACAGGATCCGTCAGATTTTTATACGGCACTGAATACTATCGTGGGACCCGTTGTGGATGCCGAGGGCATTTCCAAGAGCATCATGACGGTCAAGTACTCGCGCAAAGCCACGCCCGAGCAAATGAAGACGTTTCAGGAAAACTTCAAAAGAGGCCTGTTCCAGTTTTATGGCAATGCCTTGCTCGAATACAACAACCAGGGCATCACCGTCGATCCTGCCAAGGATGAGTCGGGCGACCGTACAAGCGTTGCCATGACGGTCAAGGGCAGCAGCGGTTCGGTCTATCCTGTGTCCTACACACTCGAGAAAATCAACGGCGAGTGGAAAGTGCGCAACGTGATCATCAACGGTATCAACATCGGCAAGCTGTTCCGTGATCAGTTCGCTGACGCGATGCAGCGCAATGGCAACGACCTGGACAAGACCATCAATAATTGGGCCGGTGAAGTCGCCAAAGCCAAGGTCGCCACCGAGAAACAAGCGCCGGCGAAGCAAGCCCAATGA
- a CDS encoding ATP-binding cassette domain-containing protein, with amino-acid sequence MSADNAYAVELKGLTFKRGARSIFNNVDIRIPRGKVTGIMGPSGCGKTTLLRLMGAQLRPTKGEVWVNGQNLPKLSRSDLFDARKHMGVLFQSGALFTDLDVFENVAFPLRVHTELPEEMIRDIVLLKLQAVGLRGAIDLMPDELSGGMKRRVALARAIALDPQILMYDEPFVGQDPIAMGVLVRLIRLLNDALGITSIVVSHDLAETASIADYIYVVGDGQVLGQGTPDELMNSSEPRIRQFMTGDPDGPVAYHFPATDYRADLLGKR; translated from the coding sequence ATGAGTGCCGATAACGCCTACGCGGTCGAGCTGAAGGGACTGACCTTCAAGCGCGGTGCGCGCAGCATTTTCAATAACGTCGATATCCGTATACCGCGCGGCAAGGTCACCGGCATCATGGGGCCTTCCGGGTGTGGCAAGACCACACTGTTGCGTTTGATGGGTGCCCAATTGCGCCCGACCAAGGGCGAAGTCTGGGTCAACGGCCAGAACCTGCCGAAGCTGTCGCGCAGCGACCTGTTCGATGCTCGCAAGCACATGGGCGTACTGTTCCAGAGCGGCGCGCTGTTCACCGATCTCGATGTGTTCGAGAACGTCGCCTTTCCGCTACGGGTTCATACCGAGCTTCCGGAAGAAATGATCCGGGACATTGTACTGCTCAAATTGCAGGCCGTGGGCTTGCGTGGCGCCATCGACCTGATGCCCGACGAACTGTCCGGCGGCATGAAGCGCCGTGTCGCGCTGGCCCGGGCGATTGCCCTCGATCCGCAGATCCTCATGTATGACGAGCCCTTTGTCGGTCAGGACCCGATCGCCATGGGCGTACTGGTGCGCCTGATCCGCCTGCTCAACGATGCGCTGGGCATCACCAGTATCGTGGTGTCCCACGACCTCGCCGAGACAGCGAGCATTGCCGACTACATCTATGTGGTGGGTGACGGGCAGGTATTGGGGCAGGGCACGCCTGACGAACTGATGAATTCCAGTGAACCCCGTATCCGTCAGTTCATGACGGGGGACCCTGACGGACCGGTCGCCTATCACTTTCCAGCGACGGATTACCGCGCAGATCTTCTGGGGAAGCGTTGA
- a CDS encoding KpsF/GutQ family sugar-phosphate isomerase has translation MSQSSDLIQSAQRTIRLELEAVTGLLPRIDADFVRACEMILASKGRVVVVGMGKSGHIGNKIAATLASTGTTAFFVHPAEASHGDMGMITRDDIILALSNSGSTNEIVTLLPLIKRLGIQLISMTGNPDSPLAKAAEVNLNVHVEHEACPLNLAPTSSTTAALVMGDALAVALLEARGFTAEDFAFSHPGGALGRRLLLKVENVMHAGQELPQVQRGTLLKDALMEMTRKGLGMTVILEADGKLAGIFTDGDLRRTLDRAIDIHHATIDQVMTVHGKTARAEMLAAEALKIMEDHRINALVVVDKEDRPIGAFNLSDLLRAGVM, from the coding sequence ATGAGCCAATCCAGCGACCTGATTCAGTCTGCACAACGCACCATCCGCCTCGAACTGGAAGCCGTCACCGGCTTGTTGCCCCGTATCGACGCGGATTTCGTACGCGCTTGCGAGATGATTCTGGCCAGCAAAGGCCGCGTGGTCGTGGTCGGCATGGGCAAGTCAGGGCACATCGGCAACAAGATTGCCGCCACCCTGGCCAGCACCGGCACCACGGCTTTTTTCGTGCACCCGGCCGAAGCCAGCCACGGCGACATGGGCATGATCACCCGCGATGACATCATCCTGGCCCTGTCGAACTCCGGTTCGACCAATGAAATCGTGACCCTGCTGCCACTGATCAAGCGCCTGGGCATCCAACTGATCAGCATGACCGGCAACCCCGACTCGCCGCTGGCCAAGGCTGCCGAGGTCAACCTCAACGTGCACGTCGAGCACGAAGCCTGCCCGTTGAACCTGGCACCGACGTCGTCGACCACCGCGGCCCTGGTCATGGGCGATGCCCTGGCCGTCGCGCTGCTCGAAGCCCGCGGGTTTACCGCTGAAGATTTCGCCTTTTCCCACCCCGGCGGCGCCCTTGGCCGACGCCTGCTGCTGAAAGTCGAAAACGTCATGCACGCCGGACAGGAACTGCCGCAGGTCCAGCGCGGCACCCTGCTCAAGGACGCGCTGATGGAAATGACCCGCAAAGGCCTGGGCATGACCGTGATTCTCGAAGCCGATGGCAAACTCGCCGGGATCTTCACCGACGGCGATTTGCGCCGCACCCTGGACCGCGCCATCGACATCCATCACGCCACCATCGACCAGGTCATGACCGTTCACGGCAAGACCGCTCGCGCTGAAATGCTGGCCGCCGAAGCCCTGAAAATCATGGAAGACCATCGAATCAACGCACTGGTGGTGGTGGACAAGGAGGACCGTCCGATCGGCGCCTTCAACCTGTCCGATCTGCTGCGTGCAGGAGTAATGTAA
- the mlaE gene encoding lipid asymmetry maintenance ABC transporter permease subunit MlaE → MRKISLLERVRRFGHSGIDVLAVFGRSAIFLFHALFGRGGIGGGFGLLVKQLHSVGVMSLVIIVVSGVFIGMVLALQGFNILSSYGSEQAVGQMVALTLLRELGPVVTALLFAGRAGSALTAEIGNMKSTEQLSSLEMIGVDPLKYIIAPRLWAGFISLPVLAMIFSVVGIWGGSWVAVDWLGVYEGSYWSNMQNSVTFADDVLNGIIKSIVFAFVVTWIAVFQGYDCEPTSEGISRATTKTVVYASLAVLGLDFILTALMFGDF, encoded by the coding sequence ATGCGCAAGATTTCACTGCTAGAACGAGTGCGCCGCTTCGGCCATTCCGGCATCGATGTGCTGGCCGTGTTTGGCCGTTCGGCGATATTCCTGTTTCATGCCCTGTTCGGCCGCGGCGGTATCGGCGGCGGTTTCGGGCTGCTGGTCAAGCAACTGCATTCGGTGGGCGTGATGTCCCTGGTGATCATCGTGGTCTCCGGGGTGTTCATCGGCATGGTGCTGGCGCTGCAAGGGTTCAACATCCTGTCCAGCTATGGATCGGAGCAGGCGGTCGGGCAGATGGTTGCGCTGACGTTGCTGCGTGAACTGGGGCCGGTGGTCACCGCCTTGCTGTTCGCCGGGCGCGCAGGTTCGGCCCTGACGGCCGAAATCGGCAACATGAAGTCCACCGAGCAATTGTCCAGCCTGGAAATGATCGGTGTCGATCCGCTCAAGTACATCATCGCCCCGCGCCTGTGGGCCGGCTTCATTTCCCTGCCGGTGCTGGCGATGATCTTCAGCGTGGTGGGTATCTGGGGTGGTTCGTGGGTGGCCGTCGACTGGCTGGGGGTCTATGAAGGCTCCTACTGGTCAAACATGCAGAACAGCGTGACCTTTGCCGACGATGTGCTCAACGGCATCATCAAAAGCATCGTCTTCGCCTTTGTCGTGACCTGGATCGCCGTATTCCAAGGCTATGACTGCGAGCCCACTTCCGAGGGGATCAGTCGTGCCACTACCAAGACCGTGGTGTATGCCTCTTTGGCAGTGCTCGGCCTGGACTTTATTCTGACCGCCTTGATGTTTGGAGATTTCTGA
- the mlaD gene encoding outer membrane lipid asymmetry maintenance protein MlaD: MQNRTLEIGVGLFLLAGILALLLLALRVSGLSPSATTDTYKLYAYFDNIAGLTVRAKVTMAGVTIGKVTAIDLDRDSFTGRVTMQLEKSVDNLPTDSTASILTAGLLGEKYIGISVGGEEGLLKDGGTIHDTQSSLVLEDLIGKFLLNTVSKEAK; encoded by the coding sequence ATGCAAAACCGCACCCTGGAAATCGGTGTCGGCCTTTTCTTGCTGGCTGGCATCCTGGCTTTGCTGTTGCTGGCGTTGCGGGTAAGTGGCCTGTCCCCGAGCGCAACGACCGATACGTATAAACTTTATGCCTATTTCGACAATATCGCCGGTTTGACGGTCAGAGCTAAAGTGACCATGGCCGGTGTGACCATCGGCAAGGTCACGGCGATCGATCTGGACCGCGACAGTTTCACCGGCAGAGTGACCATGCAGCTTGAAAAATCGGTGGATAATCTGCCGACCGACTCCACTGCATCTATCCTGACCGCTGGCCTGTTGGGCGAGAAGTACATCGGTATCAGCGTGGGCGGCGAAGAAGGCTTGCTCAAGGATGGTGGAACTATCCACGACACCCAGTCGTCGCTGGTGCTCGAGGACCTGATCGGTAAATTCCTGCTCAATACCGTTAGCAAAGAAGCCAAATGA